In Endozoicomonas sp. GU-1, one DNA window encodes the following:
- the rsmD gene encoding 16S rRNA (guanine(966)-N(2))-methyltransferase RsmD, whose translation MLTLPVDPLPGWSLLMPRKSRNPKHPESRANTGPAHTGGGQLRIIAGEWRSRKLPVANVPGLRPTSDRVRETVFNWLTMMTPGARVLDVFSGTGALSMEALSRGASSAVLLEKSPVAARTLKSNLALLKAERARVIECDSLIWLNQPAETGFDLIFLDPPFRMNLLEPACQLLESNGYLNDNSHIYIEVEKELSPLPTPENWQLEKCKTAGQVSFSLWSRMKKQQ comes from the coding sequence CTCCCTGTTGACCCCCTGCCCGGCTGGAGCCTGTTAATGCCTCGCAAGTCTCGAAATCCCAAGCATCCTGAATCACGCGCTAACACCGGCCCTGCTCATACCGGTGGTGGCCAGCTGCGGATTATTGCGGGTGAATGGCGCAGTCGTAAGTTACCCGTAGCCAATGTACCCGGCTTGCGCCCCACCTCAGACCGGGTAAGAGAGACAGTATTTAACTGGCTGACCATGATGACACCGGGAGCCAGAGTGCTGGATGTATTCAGTGGTACCGGCGCACTGTCCATGGAAGCCCTTTCCCGGGGCGCATCGTCAGCAGTGCTGCTGGAAAAAAGTCCGGTTGCCGCAAGAACGTTGAAGAGCAACCTTGCACTGTTAAAAGCTGAGCGTGCCAGGGTGATTGAGTGCGATAGCCTTATCTGGTTAAACCAACCGGCTGAAACCGGTTTTGACCTGATTTTCCTGGACCCACCGTTTCGGATGAACCTGCTGGAGCCTGCTTGCCAGCTGCTGGAAAGCAATGGTTACCTGAATGACAACAGCCATATTTACATTGAGGTAGAGAAAGAGCTGAGCCCTTTGCCAACCCCGGAGAACTGGCAGCTGGAAAAGTGCAAAACCGCAGGACAAGTAAGCTTCAGCCTCTGGTCGCGCATGAAAAAACAACAATAA